In the genome of Achromobacter sp. MFA1 R4, the window ATCCTGGCTGGCTCGATCTGGGCAATCTTCCACATCCTGATCGTCCTGCTCCAGGCCTTCATCTTCATGATGCTGACGCTGGTGTATCTCGGCCAGGCTCACGAAGGCCACTGATCCCCCGAATTTCCAGCGCCGGCCACCCGGCCGGCGCGGGATAGCAAGATTATCTTGCATTGAGCTGTACCTCTTATTTTTCAATTTTTGACTTCAGATTTCTAACCAAGGAGTTGTCATGACCAACGTCGCTTTCGTTGCCCTCGCTTGCGGTCTTATCATCGGTCTGGGCGCTATCGGCGCTTGCATCGGCATCGCACTGATGGGCGGCAAGTATCTGGAAGCTTCGGCTCGTCAGCCTGAACTGATGAACGCTCTGCAAACGAAGATGTTCCTGCTGGCTGGCCTGATCGACGCGGCATTCCTGATCGGCGTGGGTATCGCCATGCTGTTCGCCTTCGCCAACCCGTTCGTCGGCTAAGGCACCGCCCGCCGGCAAATAGGTGGGTCATGACGCTGGCGGCGATGAGAGCAACGGCTCCATCGCCGATCAGCAAAGTATCGAGTGCTCCGCGACGCCCCTTTCCGGGAGCGGTCGGAGCCGCAAGGTGTTAAAGGAACGACCGTGAATCTGAACGCGACGATCATTTTCCAGATGCTCGTGTTCTTCGTTCTGGGCTGGTTCACGATGAAATTCGTGTGGCCTCCCCTGACGAAGGCGATGGACGAGCGCCGCCAAAAAATCGCCGACGGCCTGGCCGCCGCCGAGAAGGGCAAAGCCGACCTGGCTCAAGCCCAGGCGCGCGTCAGTCTGATCGAGGCTTCTGCCAAGTCCGAAAACCACGCCCGCATCATCGAGGCCGAGAAGCAAGCCGCCTCCCTGATCGAGCAGGCCCGCCGCGAAGCGGAAGCCGAACGTGCCCGCATCGTGGCGCAGGCTGCCCAGGATGCCGCGCAGGAAGTCCAGCGTGCCCGTGAAGCACTGCGCGACGACGTTGCCGCGTTGGCCGTCAAGGGTGCTGAACAGATCCTCAAGCGCGAGGTTGACGCCCGCGCACACGCCGAGCTGCTGAACCAGCTCCGCGCGCAGCTCTAATCCGGGACCGTCATGGCTGAACTTTCCACTGTTGCCCGGCCCTACGCTGAAGCCCTCTTCAGCGCAGCGCGCGACGACAAGGCCGGTCTGCCGGCGTGGGCCGACCTGGTCAGCGAAATGTCGCAGGTCGCCTCCAACCCCGACGTGCGCGAGGCCATGGCCGACCCGCGTCTGGGCGACAAGCAGCGCGTCGACCTGTTTACCGGCCTGATCAAGGCCGATTTGCCGCAAGCCGCCCGCAATTTCATCGAGCTGCTGGTCGAAAACGACCGGCTGCTGCTGCTGCCCGAGATCGCCTCGCAATTCGTCGCGCTGCGGAATCGTCACGAAGGCACGGCGCAGGCGGAAATCACCAGCGCGTTCGAGCTGAGCGATGCCCAGGTCAAGGACCTGATCGTCGCGCTCGAACAAAAATTCGGCCTCAAGCTCAAGCCCAGCGTTACCGTCGACCCGTCGCTGATCGGCGGCGTGCGCGTGGCCGTCGGCGACCAGGTGCTCGATACTTCCGTACAAGCCCAATTGGTCCGCATGCGCGATCAGCTCGCCGCTTAAGGCTACTAACAGGATTCCAGGAGTCAATATGCAACTCAATCCCTCCGAGATCAGCGAACTGCTCAAGAGCCGCATCGAGGGCCTGGGCGCTTCGGCTGATGTCCGTACTCAGGGCACCGTCGTGTCCGTGACCGACGGTATTACCCGCATCCACGGCCTGTCGGACGTGATGCAGGGCGAAATGCTCGAATTCCCCAACAACGTTTTCGGTCTGGCGCTCAACCTCGAGCGTGATTCCGTCGGCGCCGTGATTCTGGGCGACTACACCGGCGTTTCCGAAGGCGACCAGGTCAAGACGACCGGCCGCATTCTGGAAGTCCCGGTCGGTCCGGAACTGAAAGGCCGCGTGGTCAACACGCTGGGCGAGCCGATCGACGGCAAGGGCCCGGTCAACGCCAAGGCCACCGACATCATCGAAAAAGTGGCGCCTGGCGTTATCGCCCGCCGCTCGGTGTCGCAGCCGCTGCAAACCGGCATCAAGGCTATCGACTCGATGGTTCCCATCGGCCGTGGCCAGCGCGAACTGATCATTGGCGACCGCCAGACCGGCAAGACCGCCGTGGCCGTCGACACGATCATCAGCCAGAAGGGCAAGGGCGTCACCTGCGTGTACGTCGCCATCGGCCAGAAGGCTTCGACGATCAACAACGTGGTCCGCAAGCTCGAAGAGCACGGCGCGATGGAATACACCATCGTCGTGGCTGCCTCGGCTTCCGACTCCGCCGCCATGCAGTACCTGGCCGCCTACGCCGGCTGCACGATGGGCGAATACTTCCGCGATCGCGGCGAAGACGCCCTGATCGTCTATGACGACCTGACCAAGCAAGCCTGGGCCTATCGCCAGGTCTCGCTGCTGCTGCGCCGTCCGCCGGGCCGCGAAGCCTACCCGGGCGACGTGTTCTACCTGCACTCGCGCCTGCTCGAGCGTGCTGCTCGCGTCAACGAAGAATACGTCGAGAAGTTCACCGACGGCGCCGTCAAGGGCAAGACCGGCTCGCTGACCGCGCTGCCGATCATCGAAACCCAGGCAGGCGACGTGTCGGCCTTCGTTCCGACCAACGTGATCTCGATCACCGACGGCCAGATCTTCCTGGAAACCGACCTGTTCAACGCCGGTGTCCGCCCCGCCATCAACGCCGGTATCTCGGTGTCGCGCGTCGGTGGCGCTGCCCAGACCAAGGTCGTCAAGAAGCTGTCCGGCGGTATCCGTACCGACCTGGCGCAGTACCGTGAACTGGCCGCCTTCGCGCAGTTCGCCTCCGACCTGGACGACGCGACCCGTCGCCAGTTGGAACGCGGCAAGCGCGTGGTGGAACTGCTCAAGCAGCCGCAATACCAGCCGCTGCAAGTGTGGGAACTGGCTGTCACGCTGTACACGGTCAACAACGGCTACCTGGATGACGTGGACGTGGCCCAAGTGCTGTCGTTCGAGAAGTCGCTGAAGGATCAGTTGAAGGCCAAGCACGCTGCCCTGATCCAGCGCATCGAAGACACCAAGGAACTGTCCAAGGACGACGAGGCCGAACTGGCTTCGACCATCCAGGAATTCAAGAAGCACGGTGCTTTTTAAGAAAGTGATGGGTTAGGCGTCCGCGACGCCTCGCCCATCCTTACCGGATGGATGAGGCGCCAGCGGAACCCATCGGCCAGTCTTCACAGGAAAGCGCAATGCCCGGAATTAAGGAAATCCGAACCAAGATCAAGAGCGTGCAAAACACGCGCAAGATCACCAAGGCGATGGAAATGGTCGCCGCATCCAAGATGCGCAAGGCGCAGGAACGGATGCGTGCCGGCCGTCCGTACGCCACCAAGGTGCGCGAGATTGCTGCGCACCTGATGCAGGCCAATCCCGAGTACAGCCACCCGTACCTGGTCGAACGCGAAATCAAGGCGGTCGGCGTGGTCATGGTGACGACCGACAAGGGTTTGTGCGGCGGCTTGAACACCAACATCACCCGCGTGACGTTGGCCAAGCTGAAAGAGTTCGAGAAAAACGGCGTCGCCGTGCAAGCGACCGCTTTCGGCAACAAGGGCGTGGGTGTGCTGACCCGTATCGGCGCCAAACTGGTTTCCCAGGAAGTGCAACTGGGCGACAAGCCGCAACTGGACCGCCTGCTGGGCGCGATCAAGGTGCAGCTGGACGCCTACCTGGAAGGCCGTATCGACGCGCTGTACGTGGCCTCGACCCGCTTCGTCAACACGATGAAGCAAGAGCCCCTGTTCCTGCGTCTGCTGCCCCTGGCCAGCGGTTTGGAAGATCCGTACCAGACGGGCGCCGAAAGCCTGGCCAAGACCTCGGAAGTGAAGTCGGAATACAGCTGGGATTACATCTACGAACCCGACGCCCGTAGCGTGATCGACGACCTGCTGCAGCGTTACGTTGAAGGCCTGCTGTACCAAGCCGTGGCCGAGAACATGGCTTCGGAGCAGTCGGCCCGGATGGTCGCCATGAAGGCGGCGTCGGACAACGCCAAGAAGGTCATCGGCGATCTGCAACTGGTCTACAACAAGACCCGTCAGGCCGCGATCACCAAAGAAATTTCGGAAATCGTAGGGGGCGCTGCCGCCGTTTGAGGCAGGCAGCATCCCGTCAAAAGCTATCAAGCAAGGAATCGACATGAGCAACGGAACCATCGTTCAGTGCATCGGCGCCGTGGTGGATATTCAGTTCCCCCGCGATCAAATGCCCAAGATCTATGAAGCGCTTACTCTGGCCGACGAGGGTTCCTCGTTCGCCGAAAAGGGTCTGACGCTGGAAGTGCAGCAACAGTTGGGCGACGGCGTGGTGCGTACCATTGCGCTGGGCTCCAGCGACGGCCTGCGCCGCGGCATGAAGGTCACCGGCACGGGCGCCCCGATCTCGGTGCCCGTCGGCACCGGCACGCTGGGCCGCATCATGGACGTGCTGGGTCGTCCCATCGACGAAGCCGGCCCGATCCAGCACGACGAAAAGCGTGGCATCCACCAAGCCGCTCCCCGTTTCGACGAACTGTCGCCGTCGGTGGAACTGCTGGAAACCGGCATCAAGGTGATTGACCTGGTTTGCCCGTTCGCCAAGGGCGGCAAGGTCGGCCTGTTCGGCGGCGCCGGCGTGGGCAAGACCGTCAACATGATGGAACTGATCAACAACATCGCCAAGCAGCACAGCGGCTTGTCGGTGTTCGCCGGCGTGGGTGAGCGTACCCGTGAAGGCAACGACTTCTACCACGAAATGGAAGAGTCCAACGTTCTGGACAAGGTCGCCATGGTGTTCGGTCAGATGAACGAACCCCCCGGCAACCGTCTGCGCGTGGCGCTGACCGGCCTGACGATGGCCGAGAAGTTCCGCGACGAAGGCCGCGACATCCTGTTCTTCGTGGACAACATCTACCGCTACACGCTGGCCGGTACCGAAGTGTCCGCACTGCTGGGCCGTATGCCGTCCGCCGTGGGTTACCAGCCCACGCTGGCCGAAGAAATGGGCAAGCTGCAAGAGCGCATCACGTCGACCAAGACCGGCTCGATCACCTCGATCCAGGCCGTGTACGTCCCTGCGGACGACTTGACCGACCCGTCGCCTGCCACGACCTTCCAGCATTTGGACTCGACCGTCGTGCTGTCGCGTGACATCGCCGCCCTGGGTATCTACCCGGCCGTGGACCCGCTGGATTCGTCCAGCCGCCAGCTCGACCCGCAAGTCGTCGGCGAAGAGCACTACGCCGTGGCCCGTGGTGTGCAGCAGACGCTGCAGCGCTACAAGGAACTGCGCGACATCATCGCGATTCTGGGCATGGACGAACTGTCGCCGGAAGACAAGCAGGCCGTGGCCCGCGCGCGCAAGATCCAGCGCTTCCTGTCGCAGCCGTTCCACGTTGCTGAAGTGTTCACCGGCTCGCCCGGCAAGTACGTTCCGCTGGCCGAAACCATCCGTGGTTTCAAGATGATCGTGAACGGCGAATGCGACGCGCTGCCGGAACAGGCTTTCTACATGGTCGGTTCGATCGACGAGGCCTTCGAGAAGGCCAAGAAACTGCAATAAGGAACCGATATGGCTACCCTGCATGTGGATGTGGTCAGCGCAGAGGAAGCGATCTTCACCGGCGAGGCGAAGTTCGTGGTTCTGCCTGGCGAGTCGGGTGAGCTGGGCATTCTGCCCGGTCACACCCCGCTGATCTCGCGCATACGCCCCGGAACGGTCAAGATCGTTCGTGCCGACCAAGGCGAGGAAAACATCTTCGTCGCCGGGGGTATCCTGGAAGTTCAGCCGGGCAGCGTGACGGTCCTGGCCGACACGGCTATCCGTGCCGCCGACCTCGACGAAGCCCGCGCCCTGGAAGCGCGCCAGAAGGCCGAACTGGCCCTGGCCAACGCCAAGGACAAGGCTGACATCGCTGTCGTCGAAGCCGAGCTCGCCATGCTGGCTGCGCAAGCCATCGCGGCGCGCAAGCTGCGCCAAGGCGGCCGCTCGCACTAAGCGGCAAGATGCTCTCCGGGCGCGTCCCGGACCTGGAAAAGGCGGCCTGCGGGTCGCTTTTTTCATGCCTGGAGAAAGCGCGGCAGGGCCGCCGCGCCGCATCGCCGCGCCGACGGCGGCCCGCCGCAATGCGTTCACTACGAATAGCCGGGCGCGGCCTCCAAAAGTAGCCTGCGGTTTTGCGATGCAGACGAGGAAGGCATGCGAGACGTGCTGGATTGCGGGGTGCTGCTGGCGCCCGGCCACGAAAAGACGATGGGCGCCTGGGTCACCGGCCATCAGGCGGTGCTGACGCGCGTGCGGCTGCATCCGGTGCCGTTGCCCTCGCCGCCGCCCGATGCGCTGGCCCGCATCGCGTTGTCGCTGCGGCGTTTCGACGGTTGCATCCTGCCCGTGGCGCCGTGCTCGCTCGCCTGGGCCCGCATGGCGCTGCAGCAAGCGCGGGACGCGCTGACGACGCCCATCCTGCTCCTCATCCACGACGTCAAGGCGCCCGCGATCCTGGACCTGCTGAGCCTGGGCGCCGCGGACTTCATCGGTCAGCCGGTCTGCCCGGAAAGCATGCGGGTGCGGCTGGCCCGCCTGGCCCGCCCCGGCGCCGCCCGGCCAGGCAGCGTGGCGGGCGGGGTCCACGAACGCCAGGTCAGCTACCTGGGCGCCCCAGTCGAGGCGGACCGGGCCATGCCGGCCTTGGCGCCGGCCCATGCGATGCGTGCCCACCGCGCAGCGGGGGCCGTCCCGACGCCCTGGGCCGCCGCGCCGCATGCGCGGCCCCGGATGCCCGCCGACATCGTCGAGCAGGCGTTGAACACCATGCGCCATCAATACAGAAGATCCGCCCCGGAGACATTCCGCGCGGCCAAGGCGCAGGTCGTGAACGGCTTCGAGCGCGAATACATCCGGCATGCGCTGTCGCGCCACGGGGGCAACGTCGCGCAGGCGGCGCGCGCCTGCGCCAAGCACCGGCGGGCATTCTGGGCGCTGATGCGCAAGCACGGCATCGACGCCGCGCCTTATCGCCAGGCCGCGCTGGCAGTGGGGCGCGTCAGCATGGAGGACTGATACGGGTTCGCCGCGATACCGACCGCGCGGCGTCCGCGACCGTCACGTGCGACCGCATTAGGCCCCCGCCGCGCGCCCGCAGCACAGCATGCCGACCGGCCCCGTTGCGTCCGGTCAAGCCGGCCATGGCGGGTTCGGCCGCCTTGTCAGCCAGGGGAAGTAAACTCACGGCTTCCGATCGTCGAGGTTAGCCGTGTCTGCTCCCCGTTTGAAGAACGATGTGTTCCTGCGCGCCCTGATGCGCGAACCCGTGCCGTATACCCCCATCTGGCTCATGCGCCAGGCGGGTCGCTATCTGCCCGAGTACCGCGAAACGCGCGCGCGCGCGGGCTCCTTCATGGGCCTGGCGCAGAACCCGGACTACGCCTCGGAAGTCACGCTGCAGCCGCTGGAACGCTATGACCTGGACGCGGCCATCCTGTTTTCCGACATCCTGACCGTGCCTCACGCCATGGGCCTGGGCCTGGACTTCGCCGAAGGCGAGGGCCCGCGCTTTGCGCATCCCATTCGTACCGAAGAGGACGTGGCGCGCCTGGCCGTGCCCGACATGGACAAGCTGCGCTATGTCTTTGACGCGGTCAGCGTGATCCGCCGCGATCTGGACGGCAAGGTGCCGCTGATCGGCTTTGCCGGCAGTCCCTGGACGATCGCCTGTTACATGGTCGAAGGCAAGGGCAGCGACGACTACCGCCTGATCAAGACCCTGCTGTATTCGCGCCCCGATCTGCTGCACCGCATCCTCGAGATCAATGCCGAAGCCACCCTGCAATACCTGAACGGCCAGATCGCCGCGGGCGCCCAGGCCGTGATGCTGTTCGATAGTTGGGGCGGCGTGCTGGCTGACGGCCTGTTCCAGCAGTTCTCGCTGGCGTACACCCGGAAAGTCGTGGCGGGCCTGACGCGCGAGCATGAAGGCCGGCGCGTGCCGGTCATTGTGTTCACCAAGGGCGGCGGCCAGTGGCTCGAAGACATCGCGGCCTGTGGCAGCGACGCGGTCGGCCTGGACTGGACGGTGGACCTGGCGGCAGCCCGCCGCCGTACCGGCGACTCGGTCGCGTTCCAGGGCAATCTGGATCCGATGGCGCTCTTCGGCGGCGCAAGCGCCATCCGCGCGGAAGCGCGCCGCGTGCTGGACGCCTTCGGGCCGGTGGGCAAGGGCGGCCATGTCTTCAATCTGGGGCACGGCATTTCCCGCTTCACTCCGCCAGAAGCCGTAGCTGAATTGGTCGATGAAGTCCACCAGTACAGCCGCGCCCTCCACGCGTAAGTAAGTGAACGCTTCGGTCCCAAGGGCCGAAGCAAGTGGGCCCCGCGGCCGACTTGTGCACAATAAATTCAGGGCCAGGGAAAACCCTCTCTAAGCTGGCTTACAATCTTGAAACTTGCTTCAAGTGCTTGTTTTAAATAGAGAAATGCGGTTTATCAACAAGGGTGCAATAGTTTGTGCATTCTTGCCATATTCCATTTTCTGATGTTGCCCTGGCCTTTTCCCCAAAGTTATCCACAGGAGCCGGTGGAAGATTGACGCTCCGACAAGCGACAATCCTGTCATCCCGGTCCTGCCGCTCCTCATTCTTTCGGCTAGTCCTTTTTCAGTAGATGCATGTCCCCATCCCCCATGCCTGACGCAGACGCGAACCCGGATACCACAGCGGTGTGCTGGGTGCGCGTGGCGTTGGACGTGCCCTTGCCCGGCCCCTTCGATTACCGCAGCGACGCGCCGATTGCCGCCGGCCTGCGGGTGATCGTTCCGTTCGGCCGGCGCAAGATGATCGGCGTGGTGGTGGACAATCCGGCCGAACCGTCATTCGACCCCAAGCAGATCCGCCCCATCGAAGCCGTGCTGGACGACCTGCCGCCCTTTGACGCGGCCTGGTTGCGCATGGCGCGGTTTGCCGCGGACTATTACCAGCGCCCCTTGGGCGAGG includes:
- a CDS encoding F0F1 ATP synthase subunit delta yields the protein MAELSTVARPYAEALFSAARDDKAGLPAWADLVSEMSQVASNPDVREAMADPRLGDKQRVDLFTGLIKADLPQAARNFIELLVENDRLLLLPEIASQFVALRNRHEGTAQAEITSAFELSDAQVKDLIVALEQKFGLKLKPSVTVDPSLIGGVRVAVGDQVLDTSVQAQLVRMRDQLAA
- a CDS encoding helix-turn-helix domain-containing protein gives rise to the protein MRDVLDCGVLLAPGHEKTMGAWVTGHQAVLTRVRLHPVPLPSPPPDALARIALSLRRFDGCILPVAPCSLAWARMALQQARDALTTPILLLIHDVKAPAILDLLSLGAADFIGQPVCPESMRVRLARLARPGAARPGSVAGGVHERQVSYLGAPVEADRAMPALAPAHAMRAHRAAGAVPTPWAAAPHARPRMPADIVEQALNTMRHQYRRSAPETFRAAKAQVVNGFEREYIRHALSRHGGNVAQAARACAKHRRAFWALMRKHGIDAAPYRQAALAVGRVSMED
- the atpG gene encoding F0F1 ATP synthase subunit gamma; this translates as MPGIKEIRTKIKSVQNTRKITKAMEMVAASKMRKAQERMRAGRPYATKVREIAAHLMQANPEYSHPYLVEREIKAVGVVMVTTDKGLCGGLNTNITRVTLAKLKEFEKNGVAVQATAFGNKGVGVLTRIGAKLVSQEVQLGDKPQLDRLLGAIKVQLDAYLEGRIDALYVASTRFVNTMKQEPLFLRLLPLASGLEDPYQTGAESLAKTSEVKSEYSWDYIYEPDARSVIDDLLQRYVEGLLYQAVAENMASEQSARMVAMKAASDNAKKVIGDLQLVYNKTRQAAITKEISEIVGGAAAV
- the atpA gene encoding F0F1 ATP synthase subunit alpha, whose product is MQLNPSEISELLKSRIEGLGASADVRTQGTVVSVTDGITRIHGLSDVMQGEMLEFPNNVFGLALNLERDSVGAVILGDYTGVSEGDQVKTTGRILEVPVGPELKGRVVNTLGEPIDGKGPVNAKATDIIEKVAPGVIARRSVSQPLQTGIKAIDSMVPIGRGQRELIIGDRQTGKTAVAVDTIISQKGKGVTCVYVAIGQKASTINNVVRKLEEHGAMEYTIVVAASASDSAAMQYLAAYAGCTMGEYFRDRGEDALIVYDDLTKQAWAYRQVSLLLRRPPGREAYPGDVFYLHSRLLERAARVNEEYVEKFTDGAVKGKTGSLTALPIIETQAGDVSAFVPTNVISITDGQIFLETDLFNAGVRPAINAGISVSRVGGAAQTKVVKKLSGGIRTDLAQYRELAAFAQFASDLDDATRRQLERGKRVVELLKQPQYQPLQVWELAVTLYTVNNGYLDDVDVAQVLSFEKSLKDQLKAKHAALIQRIEDTKELSKDDEAELASTIQEFKKHGAF
- a CDS encoding F0F1 ATP synthase subunit B, which produces MNLNATIIFQMLVFFVLGWFTMKFVWPPLTKAMDERRQKIADGLAAAEKGKADLAQAQARVSLIEASAKSENHARIIEAEKQAASLIEQARREAEAERARIVAQAAQDAAQEVQRAREALRDDVAALAVKGAEQILKREVDARAHAELLNQLRAQL
- the atpD gene encoding F0F1 ATP synthase subunit beta yields the protein MSNGTIVQCIGAVVDIQFPRDQMPKIYEALTLADEGSSFAEKGLTLEVQQQLGDGVVRTIALGSSDGLRRGMKVTGTGAPISVPVGTGTLGRIMDVLGRPIDEAGPIQHDEKRGIHQAAPRFDELSPSVELLETGIKVIDLVCPFAKGGKVGLFGGAGVGKTVNMMELINNIAKQHSGLSVFAGVGERTREGNDFYHEMEESNVLDKVAMVFGQMNEPPGNRLRVALTGLTMAEKFRDEGRDILFFVDNIYRYTLAGTEVSALLGRMPSAVGYQPTLAEEMGKLQERITSTKTGSITSIQAVYVPADDLTDPSPATTFQHLDSTVVLSRDIAALGIYPAVDPLDSSSRQLDPQVVGEEHYAVARGVQQTLQRYKELRDIIAILGMDELSPEDKQAVARARKIQRFLSQPFHVAEVFTGSPGKYVPLAETIRGFKMIVNGECDALPEQAFYMVGSIDEAFEKAKKLQ
- the atpE gene encoding F0F1 ATP synthase subunit C, whose protein sequence is MTNVAFVALACGLIIGLGAIGACIGIALMGGKYLEASARQPELMNALQTKMFLLAGLIDAAFLIGVGIAMLFAFANPFVG
- a CDS encoding F0F1 ATP synthase subunit epsilon, encoding MATLHVDVVSAEEAIFTGEAKFVVLPGESGELGILPGHTPLISRIRPGTVKIVRADQGEENIFVAGGILEVQPGSVTVLADTAIRAADLDEARALEARQKAELALANAKDKADIAVVEAELAMLAAQAIAARKLRQGGRSH
- the hemE gene encoding uroporphyrinogen decarboxylase; this encodes MSAPRLKNDVFLRALMREPVPYTPIWLMRQAGRYLPEYRETRARAGSFMGLAQNPDYASEVTLQPLERYDLDAAILFSDILTVPHAMGLGLDFAEGEGPRFAHPIRTEEDVARLAVPDMDKLRYVFDAVSVIRRDLDGKVPLIGFAGSPWTIACYMVEGKGSDDYRLIKTLLYSRPDLLHRILEINAEATLQYLNGQIAAGAQAVMLFDSWGGVLADGLFQQFSLAYTRKVVAGLTREHEGRRVPVIVFTKGGGQWLEDIAACGSDAVGLDWTVDLAAARRRTGDSVAFQGNLDPMALFGGASAIRAEARRVLDAFGPVGKGGHVFNLGHGISRFTPPEAVAELVDEVHQYSRALHA